The following proteins are encoded in a genomic region of Fusarium keratoplasticum isolate Fu6.1 chromosome 9, whole genome shotgun sequence:
- a CDS encoding GAR domain-containing protein: MSDPPTQVIRHARHPTATSPPPKNRLTDDILANLGPRTVVDALNTATGALRACLTNSSTTERDFLLRTASASKAIWTWVDELQNWPWPTESSSAGFEMPSEKERKRQSMQLTVPDGDNDGYMGSLLAREVTQYERRLVEIQRDLEDLEIEDIKAHVLNNHILPLSRPGTPLTEFTRVGQLSSSSYNRMEDLTAVITAIVVQALPNLAKVTRLLHSWGLRLTVLRQVPPLLIAIEDAEVALKSGWNAISLPSTQTPQTYNKVSPREPTLTRNNFEVMKGMLEKQISRPGRSLDYMLDCLEGLVDTLPDDWLDRMTAVEQGYVEWVTVCERKVRETEWAAASARLQPPRSPSPLKKLVDVDESTVYGETLVADDSSSDAESTADANEGLAPIPLLLPRKNGTVAEPQKSRMASGASEAETVVPDSITKDVSSESEPDSPSFNITGEFAEPSQDLTGTFDGTREMSSPLGAAQPPTPTTEHNFSSSLVHTPETPNRHFPQDFDLDESPDLPPLRPIPFARPRTGIARDLTVTRRSSSHFDGLSSDPPEISASPDLPRTRIREAEYIQASPPSSPPMRVADSRESSMPPFDSPLLGPNRSIDDLNLSINAIDDSFTDDFDDEISIYEYTGPFDRRGSTGDQQLQQQISQIIESIPAKIKLSTELPKVNLNPPDLQLPRVRKRPSVEPFRRSASNLSSRAGTPSFTLSPAKNARVRNRGQQEIKVYHLSRSTGEAPIKLFIRCVGEQGERVMVRVGGGWADLGEYLKEYANHHKRRSAGASNAKVEVLPDVPVTRRSNFGSSPTSRPHSALEMSPMSPLAVRKTRRSVGAMSSEVPRLHPRTPAVAPAQGEDGPSSGESNRSRSSSRLSWGEDESSFLGLAGPSGKKVEMSEENKAWVESVKEKVRIASGERKISSSSQFGELGKVGGTKRLFKRAEDRRDSRGSLR, encoded by the coding sequence ATGAGCGATCCGCCCACGCAAGTCATCCGGCATGCGCGGCATCCCACCGCTACCTCGCCGCCCCCTAAGAATCGCCTCACCGATGATATTCTGGCCAATCTTGGCCCGCGCACCGTcgtcgatgccctcaacaCCGCTACCGGTGCCCTTCGGGCATGTCTGACGAATTCCTCGACCACAGAGCGCGACTTTCTCTTGCGCACAGCTTCTGCGTCCAAAGCCATCTGGACGTGGGTCGACGAGTTGCAAAATTGGCCCTGGCCCACTGAATCAAGCTCTGCTGGGTTCGAGATGCCTAGCGAGAAGGAGCGCAAGAGGCAATCCATGCAGCTTACAGTACCTGATGGGGATAACGACGGTTATATGGGTAGCCTGCTAGCTCGAGAGGTTACCCAATATGAGCGGAGGTTGGTCGAGATCCAGCGCGATCTGGAAGATCTCGAAATCGAGGATATCAAGGCGCATGTCCTCAACAACCACATCCTACCGCTTTCTAGGCCGGGCACACCTCTCACCGAGTTCACCAGGGTCGGGCAGCTGTCCAGTTCCAGTTATAACCGCATGGAGGATCTCACCGCCGTCATCACCGCCATTGTCGTCCAGGCTCTGCCCAACCTGGCCAAAGTGACCCGGTTGCTGCATTCCTGGGGCTTACGGCTCACAGTCCTACGCCAGGTTCCTCCTTTGTTAATCGCCATTGAGGATGCTGAAGTTGCTCTCAAGTCAGGATGGAACGCTATTTCGTTGCCCTCGACCCAGACACCGCAGACCTATAACAAGGTCTCCCCACGAGAACCGACATTAACAAGGAATAATTTCGAGGTCATGAAGGGGatgctggagaagcagattTCGCGCCCAGGCCGTTCCCTCGATTACATGCTCGATTGCTTGGAAGGATTGGTCGATACACTCCCAGACGACTGGCTGGATCGCATGACTGCTGTGGAACAGGGCTACGTTGAATGGGTTACAGTCTGCGAAAGGAAGGTTAGGGAGACTGAATGGGCTGCCGCCTCGGCTCGGCTGCAACCACCTCGATCCCCTTCGCCACTGAAGAAActtgtcgacgtcgacgaaTCTACTGTTTACGGCGAAACCCTGGTTGCCGACGACTCTTCTAGTGATGCAGAGAGCACCGCAGACGCCAACGAGGGCCTCGCGCCCATTCCGCTGCTATTGCCGCGCAAAAACGGAACAGTGGCTGAACCCCAGAAGTCTAGAATGGCTTCTGGTGCATCCGAGGCCGAGACAGTTGTGCCAGACTCCATCACGAAAGATGTGTCGTCAGAAAGCGAGCCTGACAGTCCTTCTTTCAACATCACCGGCGAGTTTGCAGAGCCGAGTCAAGATTTGACTGGGACCTTTGATGGTACGAGGGAGATGTCGTCTCCCTTGGGGGCAGCTCAACCTCCCACACCGACCACTGAGCATAACTTTAGCTCTTCGCTGGTTCACACCCCCGAAACACCCAACCGTCACTTCCCCCAGGATTTCGATCTCGACGAGTCCCCGGATCTGCCACCTCTTCGCCCTATCCCTTTCGCCAGGCCAAGGACCGGTATTGCTCGAGACCTCACAGTCACTCGTCGATCGTCAAGCCATTTCGATGGCTTGTCCAGTGACCCCCCTGAAATATCCGCTTCTCCTGATCTTCCTCGTACTCGAATTCGGGAGGCCGAGTACATTCAAGCTAGCCCACCTAGCTCTCCGCCTATGCGAGTGGCTGATTCGCGTGAATCGTCTATGCCTCCCTTTGACAGTCCTCTGTTGGGACCTAACCGGAGCATCGACGACCTCAACCTGTCGATTAATGCGATCGATGACTCGTTTACGGATGACTTTGACGACGAAATTTCCATCTACGAGTATACGGGTCCTTTTGATCGTCGAGGGAGCACAGGCGACCAGCAACTGCAGCAACAGATCAGCCAAATCATTGAGTCTATTCCTGCAAAGATCAAGCTGTCAACCGAGTTGCCTAAAGTCAACTTGAACCCGCCAGACTTGCAATTACCGCGGGTACGAAAGAGACCCTCTGTAGAGCCATTCCGCAGGAGCGCTTCGAATCTTTCCTCTAGAGCAGGAACACCTTCGTTTACGCTCTCGCCGGCCAAGAATGCGAGGGTCCGGAATCGTGGTCAGCAGGAGATCAAGGTTTACCATCTCTCTCGGTCGACTGGCGAGGCCCCGATCAAGCTATTCATCCGCTGCGTTGGAGAGCAGGGCGAGCGTGTCATGGTCCGTGTCGGTGGCGGCTGGGCAGATCTTGGAGAGTACCTCAAGGAGTATGCTAACCATCACAAACGGCGATCCGCCGGCGCGTCCAatgccaaggtcgaggtccTCCCTGATGTGCCTGTCACACGAAGATCCAACTTCGGATCAAGTCCAACAAGCCGACCACATTCGGCACTCGAGATGTCCCCCATGTCACCTCTCGCTGTCCGTAAGACGCGACGAAGTGTTGGAGCCATGAGCAGTGAGGTCCCGAGGCTCCATCCCAGGACACCAGCCGTGGCGCCTGCACAGGGTGAGGATGGTCCATCGTCAGGAGAGTCCAACCGATCGAGGTCCAGTTCTCGACTTAGTTGGGGCGAGGACGAAAGCTCATTCCTGGGACTTGCAGGACCCTCGGGCAAGAAGGTTGAGATGAGCGAGGAAAACAAGGCATGGGTCGAAAGCGTGAAAGAGAAGGTTAGAATTGCAAGCGGCGAACGAAAGATCTCGTCAAGCAGTCAATTTGGTGAGCTGGGTAAAGTAGGCGGCACGAAACGATTATTCAAAAGAGCCGAAGACCGTCGAGATTCAAGAGGAAGCCTTCGATAA